One window of the Desulfurispira natronophila genome contains the following:
- the mreD gene encoding rod shape-determining protein MreD, whose translation MRYILYILIFLLLLAAQSLLPSYFAMPSLPYIYFFCLIALLGEWDSILLGLLLGLIMDSMAATVTGFHMLTYATTAYLVVAFRQRQIWCQKYELAVLLMICVALQGLMQVYLINAANLPVSALSPAMEYRIFFQIFLETFFAGALFWVFRTPVQALHTKLDSLYERRNTRRKRRPSWREDDIQW comes from the coding sequence TTGAGATATATTCTCTATATATTGATTTTTTTATTGCTGCTAGCGGCACAATCCTTACTCCCCAGCTACTTTGCTATGCCCAGCTTACCGTACATTTACTTTTTTTGTCTTATTGCCCTGCTGGGGGAGTGGGACAGTATTCTGCTGGGCTTGTTGCTTGGGCTGATTATGGACAGTATGGCAGCTACAGTTACAGGCTTCCACATGCTTACATATGCGACAACGGCGTACCTGGTGGTAGCTTTCAGACAGCGCCAGATCTGGTGCCAAAAGTATGAGCTGGCAGTTTTGTTAATGATCTGCGTTGCACTGCAAGGCTTGATGCAGGTGTATCTGATCAATGCTGCCAATCTTCCCGTCTCAGCACTCAGCCCGGCAATGGAATACCGTATATTCTTTCAAATTTTTCTGGAAACTTTTTTTGCCGGGGCTCTTTTTTGGGTCTTTCGCACTCCGGTTCAGGCACTTCACACAAAATTGGACTCTCTGTATGAGCGCCGCAATACGCGGCGCAAGCGGCGCCCCAGTTGGCGCGAGGATGATATTCAATGGTAG
- the mreC gene encoding rod shape-determining protein MreC yields MKFIFAKKKRLYFFFISLFLIGIIALQVSGALHPANPINVLLMPITGSVQSALTSAQRSASEAIDRYVLLREVEENNRLLRQELKESQVALMRYHEMQRELRELRSFFHYAQESEDEYIYARVVGRSPSSWQRTITIDVGREKGIRVNMPVINQHGIVGRIVETSLGYSQILTVLDPKFAVSAVTSEHREPLVAIGGYGDTMNIRYLVASGKGNEGDLVFTSGIDQVFPSGMPVGRISDIRPDTDLFVKGEIKPFVDVNRLEEVLVLIENPVKLDEAALPEETP; encoded by the coding sequence TTGAAATTTATCTTTGCAAAAAAGAAACGCTTGTACTTCTTTTTTATATCGCTTTTTCTGATAGGTATCATTGCCCTGCAGGTATCGGGTGCCCTGCATCCCGCCAATCCCATCAATGTTTTACTGATGCCCATAACTGGATCTGTTCAGAGTGCCTTAACTTCGGCGCAGCGCAGCGCCAGTGAGGCTATCGATCGTTATGTGCTTCTTCGTGAAGTGGAGGAAAATAACCGCCTTTTGCGGCAGGAGCTAAAAGAATCGCAGGTAGCACTTATGCGCTATCATGAAATGCAGCGAGAGTTACGGGAACTGCGAAGCTTTTTTCACTATGCCCAGGAATCTGAAGATGAATATATTTACGCCCGCGTAGTAGGGCGCAGCCCTTCATCATGGCAGCGCACCATCACCATTGATGTGGGTCGTGAAAAAGGAATCCGGGTGAATATGCCAGTTATCAATCAGCATGGCATTGTGGGCCGGATTGTCGAGACCTCTCTTGGATACTCACAGATCCTCACGGTTCTTGATCCGAAGTTTGCTGTCAGCGCTGTGACGTCAGAACATCGAGAGCCTCTGGTGGCCATAGGTGGCTATGGTGATACGATGAACATTCGTTACCTTGTTGCTTCGGGAAAGGGCAATGAGGGGGACTTGGTATTCACCAGCGGCATTGATCAGGTTTTCCCTTCAGGCATGCCGGTGGGAAGGATCAGCGACATTCGTCCGGATACGGACTTGTTTGTCAAGGGAGAAATCAAACCATTTGTAGATGTCAATCGCCTGGAGGAGGTTCTGGTACTGATAGAGAATCCAGTGAAGCTGGATGAAGCAGCACTACCGGAGGAAACCCCTTGA
- a CDS encoding DUF1461 domain-containing protein yields the protein MKKPHSLLQQIAGVMALAGLLCSALLLSWNGLARTNFFYPLWHHTLEIEAHIQEYAPQNYYNREDFAQTTSLEHQRLFALIVHGIHGRTDMAAIEYQDSKATPLNTLLRPEEVGHLEDVATIVQKLRRAGVIVLVVTVGGLCWLRYCGGNLPRPKNVLLGIAGGSGALTVAVLVLGPVRVFYQLHEWFFPPDNPWFFYYQESLMTTLMKAPDIFGAIAVLWALSALLLFIFFYAVVWHWLSGKRNRA from the coding sequence ATGAAAAAGCCTCACTCTCTACTCCAGCAAATTGCAGGAGTGATGGCCTTGGCAGGTCTGCTCTGCAGTGCTTTACTACTGAGCTGGAATGGCCTGGCCCGGACCAACTTCTTCTATCCTCTCTGGCACCATACCTTGGAAATTGAAGCCCATATCCAAGAGTACGCCCCCCAGAACTACTACAATCGAGAAGATTTTGCACAGACAACTTCCCTGGAGCACCAGCGGCTTTTTGCCTTGATAGTCCATGGTATCCATGGCCGCACTGACATGGCAGCAATTGAGTATCAGGACTCAAAGGCAACCCCCCTCAATACCCTGCTGCGCCCAGAGGAGGTGGGGCACCTGGAGGATGTGGCAACCATAGTGCAAAAGCTGCGTCGCGCTGGGGTGATCGTGCTCGTAGTAACAGTGGGTGGACTATGCTGGCTTAGGTACTGCGGTGGTAACTTACCCCGCCCCAAAAACGTCTTGCTTGGTATTGCGGGAGGGAGTGGGGCGCTGACAGTAGCCGTTTTGGTTTTGGGACCGGTGCGGGTTTTCTACCAGTTGCATGAGTGGTTTTTCCCCCCTGATAACCCCTGGTTTTTTTACTATCAGGAATCACTCATGACTACGTTAATGAAAGCTCCTGACATCTTTGGTGCCATTGCTGTTCTATGGGCTCTCAGCGCACTGCTCCTCTTTATATTTTTCTATGCAGTTGTTTGGCACTGGTTGTCTGGTAAGCGAAATAGAGCTTAG